In the genome of bacterium, the window CCTGCACGCGCAGGAGCAGCCGGCGGCGCCGGGGTCCGTCGAACTCGCAGAAGTAGACCCCGCCCCAGCTGCCCAGCTCGAGGCGACCCGCCGTGACGAAGAGCGTCGCGCCGCTGCCGCAGAGCACGCTCTTGACGTGCGCGGGGCTGTTGCCCTCGGCGTGGCGGAAGGCGGGATCGGCGGGCACGAGCCGGTCGAGCGCGTGCAGGATGTCCCGCTTCACGTCCGGGTCGGCGTTCTCGTTGATCGCCAGGCCCGCCGTCGTGTGGGGCACGAAGAGGTGGCAGAGTCCGTCGACGAGCCCGCTCGCGGTCACCGCCGCCTGCACGCGGGCCGTGAGATCGACGACCTCTTGCCGGCTCCGCGTCTCCAGCTCGAGGGTCCTCACGCCTCGCCTCCGACGGCCATGCCGGCCGCCTGCTTGAGCCAGGCCTCGACGAAGCGGTCGAGCTCGCCGTCCATCACGGCCTGCAGGTTGCCCGTCTCCACATTCGTGCGGTGGTCCTTGACCAGCGTGTAGGGGTGGAAGACGTAGCTGCGGATCTGGTTGCCCCAGCCGATCTCGGTCTTGCTGCTCTCGAGCTTCTGGCGCGCGGCCTCCTCCTCCTCGCGGCGCAGCTGGTAGAGCCGCGCCATGAGGATCTTCATCGCGCTCTCGCGATTGCGGTGCTGGCTGCGCTCGTCCTGGCAGCTGACGACGATGCCCGTCGGCAGGTGGGTGAGGCGCACGG includes:
- a CDS encoding YjbQ family protein gives rise to the protein MRTLELETRSRQEVVDLTARVQAAVTASGLVDGLCHLFVPHTTAGLAINENADPDVKRDILHALDRLVPADPAFRHAEGNSPAHVKSVLCGSGATLFVTAGRLELGSWGGVYFCEFDGPRRRRLLLRVQ